In Candidatus Paceibacterota bacterium, one genomic interval encodes:
- a CDS encoding kelch repeat-containing protein encodes MKTKTAFLPLALTLAALGFGLFAIQPAQAAAWDTNSSMTVTRQIHTATLLPSGKVLVAGGFSSGGATNSTELYDPATGKWAATGALITSRGYHTATLLPSGKVLVVGGYNGAAGFLPSAELYDPATGIWTATGGMTAARYGHTATLLTNGLVLVTGGTNSTSGTLGSAEIYDPAAGIWTTSGVMSTARAYHTATLLPDGRVLVAGGRNAGVTYLASADLYNPASRTWGAVNSLNTGRNSHTATLLPNGKVLVAGGNASGNSAELYNPTNGMWAVTGAVPLTRAGHTANLLPSGLVLVAGGYGGGFLSSTALYDPVAGSWANLDVLATARANHTATLLPNGSVLIAGGYGAGILSSVESFDPALGTWPSQGLLNAHRGSHTATLLPDGKVLVAGGTSDGNAGLASSESFDTAAGAWTTRGSLAGARAGHTATLLPNGKVLAAGGYGGGYLASAELFTPAGGTWTAANPMAVGRAFHTATLLPSGKLLIAGGQGNAGATNSAELYDPASGNWAAAGSLLTARYSHTATLLSNGKVLVAGGTNSTSGALRVAELYDPAVGTWTATGSLTNKRWGHTATLLPNGKVLVAGGADATDSISTAELYDPAAGTWTPTGKMTISRNGHRAALLLNGEVLVAGGYYRSNSFLGIYLFSAELYQPASGKWTETAGLTVASGGHTATLLPDGRVLLAGGYNPGIVPAYLHRWELYEAGLGFTNSWRPRVSGGTTPLKLGGSLTLTGAVFRGISESSGGNGPQNSASGYPLVQLRALENEQSLFLLSAPGTNWSAATFTSAPVWGFPPGYALATVFANGIASTGSVLNISIPVPTTTRLTNPKRLTNGAFQFSFTNSSGALFSVLASTNPAQPLNTWVVLGGVTEAAPGQFQFTDPQGANFIRRFYRLRSP; translated from the coding sequence ATGAAGACCAAAACCGCATTTCTCCCGCTCGCGCTCACGCTGGCCGCATTGGGATTTGGGCTATTTGCCATTCAGCCGGCTCAAGCCGCCGCCTGGGATACCAACAGCTCCATGACGGTCACGCGGCAGATTCATACCGCCACCTTGCTGCCCAGCGGCAAGGTGCTGGTTGCCGGGGGCTTTAGCAGCGGTGGCGCCACGAACAGCACCGAGCTCTATGACCCGGCCACTGGGAAGTGGGCGGCCACCGGCGCGCTGATCACCTCGCGCGGGTATCACACAGCGACTCTGCTCCCCAGCGGGAAGGTCCTGGTCGTCGGCGGCTACAACGGCGCAGCCGGCTTTCTCCCCAGCGCGGAACTCTATGATCCCGCCACCGGGATATGGACGGCCACTGGCGGGATGACCGCCGCGCGTTACGGCCACACCGCCACCTTGCTGACCAATGGGCTGGTGCTGGTTACCGGCGGCACGAACAGCACCAGCGGTACCTTGGGGAGCGCAGAGATCTACGATCCCGCCGCCGGGATCTGGACCACTTCGGGCGTGATGAGCACCGCGCGCGCGTACCACACCGCGACATTGCTGCCGGATGGGAGGGTGCTGGTCGCGGGAGGCAGAAACGCCGGCGTTACCTACCTGGCGAGCGCGGACCTCTACAACCCGGCCAGCCGGACCTGGGGAGCGGTCAACTCGCTGAATACCGGACGCAACAGCCATACGGCGACTCTGCTGCCCAATGGCAAGGTGCTGGTCGCGGGAGGAAACGCCAGCGGCAATAGCGCGGAACTTTACAATCCCACCAACGGGATGTGGGCAGTCACCGGCGCGGTCCCCCTGACGCGCGCAGGACACACGGCCAACCTGTTGCCCAGCGGGCTGGTGCTGGTCGCCGGGGGCTATGGCGGCGGCTTTCTGTCCAGCACGGCGCTCTACGATCCCGTTGCCGGATCCTGGGCAAACCTCGACGTGCTGGCCACCGCGCGCGCGAATCACACCGCCACCTTGCTGCCCAATGGCAGCGTGCTTATCGCCGGCGGTTATGGCGCCGGCATCCTTTCCAGCGTGGAATCGTTCGATCCGGCGTTAGGCACGTGGCCGTCGCAGGGCCTGCTCAATGCGCATCGCGGAAGCCACACGGCGACCCTCCTGCCCGATGGCAAAGTCCTCGTCGCGGGGGGCACCAGTGACGGTAATGCCGGTCTTGCCAGTTCGGAGTCGTTCGACACGGCTGCTGGGGCATGGACGACGCGCGGCTCGCTGGCCGGCGCGCGCGCCGGCCACACCGCAACCTTGCTTCCCAACGGGAAGGTGCTGGCCGCCGGCGGCTATGGCGGCGGCTATCTCGCCAGCGCGGAGCTGTTCACTCCGGCCGGCGGAACGTGGACGGCTGCCAACCCAATGGCCGTCGGGCGCGCGTTTCACACCGCCACATTGTTGCCAAGCGGGAAGCTGCTGATCGCGGGAGGCCAAGGCAACGCCGGAGCCACCAACAGCGCTGAACTCTATGACCCGGCCAGCGGAAACTGGGCTGCTGCCGGTTCGCTCCTCACCGCGCGCTACTCCCACACCGCCACCTTGCTGTCGAACGGCAAGGTGCTGGTTGCCGGCGGCACGAACAGTACCAGCGGCGCCCTTAGGGTCGCGGAGCTCTACGATCCAGCCGTCGGAACCTGGACGGCGACCGGCTCACTCACCAACAAGCGCTGGGGTCACACGGCCACTCTGCTCCCCAATGGCAAGGTGCTGGTCGCAGGAGGCGCTGACGCGACCGACTCGATTTCCACTGCGGAGCTCTACGATCCGGCCGCCGGCACGTGGACGCCAACGGGGAAGATGACCATTTCCCGCAACGGCCATCGAGCCGCCTTATTGCTCAACGGCGAAGTGCTGGTTGCCGGGGGCTACTATCGCAGCAATAGCTTTCTCGGCATCTACCTATTCAGCGCGGAGCTCTACCAACCGGCCAGCGGGAAGTGGACGGAGACCGCCGGGTTGACGGTTGCCAGCGGGGGGCATACAGCGACCTTGCTGCCTGACGGGCGCGTGCTGCTTGCGGGAGGCTACAACCCCGGCATCGTTCCCGCTTATCTCCACCGATGGGAGCTGTACGAAGCCGGTTTGGGCTTTACCAACTCCTGGCGGCCCAGGGTCAGCGGTGGCACCACGCCGCTTAAGCTGGGTGGAAGCCTCACGCTGACCGGCGCCGTCTTTCGGGGCATCTCCGAAAGCTCCGGCGGCAATGGTCCCCAGAACTCGGCCTCCGGTTATCCGCTGGTGCAGTTGCGCGCCCTGGAAAACGAGCAGTCCCTGTTCCTGCTGTCCGCCCCCGGCACAAACTGGTCGGCCGCGACATTCACCTCCGCGCCAGTCTGGGGCTTCCCGCCCGGCTACGCGCTGGCCACAGTCTTCGCGAACGGCATCGCCAGCACCGGCAGTGTGCTCAACATCAGCATTCCCGTTCCAACTACGACCAGGCTCACCAACCCCAAACGGCTGACCAACGGCGCCTTCCAATTCTCCTTCACCAACAGTTCGGGAGCACTTTTCAGCGTGCTAGCCAGCACGAACCCGGCGCAACCCCTCAACACTTGGGTGGTGCTAGGCGGTGTCACGGAAGCCGCCCCCGGCCAGTTTCAGTTCACCGACCCGCAGGGCGCCAACTTCATCCGCCGTTTCTACCGCCTCCGTTCGCCGTAA